In the genome of Vicingus serpentipes, the window TCTTACTCTAGATGCTCCAACACCAACAAACATCTCAACAAAATCAGAACCTGAAAGTGAGTAAAAAGGAACTTTCGCTTCACCAGCAACTGCTCTTGCTAATAAAGTTTTACCTGTTCCCGGAGGACCAACAAGTAAAGCACCTCTAGGAATTTTGGCTCCTAAGTCGGTATATTTTTGTGGTTTTTTCAAGAAATCAACGATTTCTTGAACTTCTTCTTTAGCACCTTCTAAACCAGCTACATCTTCAAAAGTTACGTTAGTACCTTTTTCTTTGTCGAATAGTTGTGCTTTGGATTTGCCAATATTAAAGATTTGTCCGCCAGCACCACCAGCACCTCCAGACATACGTTTCATAATAAAATACCAAATACCTACAAAAATTAAAATAGGAAGTAATAAACTTAATATTCCTCCAAACCAATCTTCTTCGGTAGTGTATTTGTATTTTAAATCATAATCTTTCGACCAAGTTTTTAAATCAGCATCAAATACATCTCCAGAACCAATCTCAAATGTATAATGAGGCCCAGCTGCAGGCATTCCAAAGCTAGGTGATTTGATTTTTTTGTTGTGAGGTTCGTTTTCTAAAGCTTCTGGGTTAAGATAAACTTTTGCAGTTTTATGGTTAACAATAACTACTTCGTTAACCTCTCCATTAACTACCATTGATTCGAATTCGCTAGGAGTAATTACAGAATTACCACCTTGCCAGTTGAAAAGATTAAGTGAAATTAATGCAACACCAACTATTGCATAAATCCAATAAAAATTAAAAGGTTTTTTAGGGCTTTTTTTTGCTGCCATTTTTTTAGTTTATTTTTTGTTTCAATCTAAATGATTAGTTGTACTCTTTAAATTTTGCATCGGCCCACAAGCCTTCAACATTATAAAAATCTCTTGTTTCTTCTTGGAAAATATGGATAACTACATTTACATAGTCTAATAGAATCCATTCAGCATTTCCAAATCCTTCAGAATGCCAAGGTTTATCATTTAGCGTTTTTCTTACTTCTTCTTGTACTGCTTTTGACAGTGCATTTACGTGAGTATTTGATGTTCCTGAGCAAATAATGAAAAAATCGCAAACTGCGTTTTCTGTTTCTCTTAAATCTATACTGATGATTTTCTCTCCTTTTAAGTCTTGAAGACCTTTTGTCGCTACACCAACTAACATTTCTGATGATGATAATGCTTTCTTTTTACTCATTAATTATTTTAAAAAATTTGATGCAAAATAACGAATTATAAGCGAGTAAATACTTGTTAATTATAAACATTTAACACTTTTTTGAACTAAAATATTCAAATTCTTCTTTTTTGCTCTAGCTATTGAATATATTTGGCTTTAATATGAGTGAAGGATTAACTTTTGGCTATAGAATAATTAAATTAGATGAAGTGGCATCTACCAACTCATATGCTCATAATTTAGCTGTTGAAACAAATTTAATTGAAGGATTAGTTGTTTTGGCAAAAAATCAAACAGAAGGCAAGGGGCAAAGGGGTAATATTTGGCAAGTAGAATCGGGTAAAAACTTAACGTTTTCGTTGGTGTTAAAACCCAATTTAGCCGTAAGCGAACAATTTATGCTAAGTAAAGTTGTTGCCTTAGGAATTGCTGATTTTTTAGCATCGTTAAACTTAGAACAAGTTAACATAAAATGGCCAAATGATATATGGGTAAACAACAAAAAAATTGCAGGTATTTTAATTGAAAACACCTTAAAATCCAATAAAATAAGCACCTCAATTGTTGGGGTTGGTTTAAATGTAAACCAACAAGTATTTAACTCAAATTTAAATGCTACTTCTTTACAAAACGAGTTGAGTATAAATTTTGATATAGAAATCCTTTTAAACGATTTATTAATTTGTTTAGAGAAACGCTACTTAATGTTAAGGGCTTTACAATACCAAAAAATAAATACCGATTACCTTAATAATTTACTGGGTTATAATACTGAACTCAACTATAAAATTGGCGAAAACCATTGTAAAGGAATAATAAGAGGAGTAAACCCTCTAGGTTTATTGCAATTAGAAATTGAAGGACAGCTTAATGAATTTGATTTAAAAGAAGTGAGTTTGATTGGGGTTTAGTGTTTCGTTTAACGTTTTGGCTATGCGCAGTGTCCCGAAGGGCATTGTGTATAGGTATTGTTGTAGCCAGTTATTTTTTTTAAGTTCATATCTTCTATAAGTGTAGTTATCTCATTCGTAAAAAAACTATTTAACAAGTGTCATAAACTTATCCAAAATCTTTACCGAAGGCAAATTCGCAAGATTTACGTCAGCTGTAACGAGGCCCCTTTTCAGCACATTGAAATAATGGCAGCATTTAAACACGTTGAATGTTTTACAAGAAATGGGCTTCTTTTACAATATCCCAGCCAAAAAAGCCTTCATCCATGGTATAGTATAAGTATGTGCTACTTTTGGTTTTGCCAATATTTATGGTGAAAATAACATCTTCGTGCTTGAAAATTACTTTTGTAAAAGTGGATTGCTGCAGCCCATTATTGGCGAGTTTATCAGCATCATAAAGGTCTTCATCATGAGCTCCAAAAGCTGTTGTTTTGTAATGCTTCAATTTGCCTTTGCTGAAATAATAATTGAATGCGAAAGGCAAGGTTGAAAAGGAAATGATGTAAAAAAAGTAGCCCAAACTTAACGCAAGCATCATTTTATTCTTCTTACTTATTAACTCAGTATTACTCAAATACGGAAGTTCTTTATTTAATGCTTCCTTTTGTTTTTTGGACTGTTTCAAAACCACGAAGTAGAATAGAAGGTAATATGGTATGGCCAAAAATAAATTGATTACAAAAAAATATAGCCAACTTATATCGGTTTTGTAAACGATTTTCAAAAATGCAATGTTTAACCCAACGAGAATCAGGAAAAGTATGCTTATTAACTTGGTTTTTGGAGTGATTTTCATTTTACAAATTGGCTACAACGCTGTTCTTGGAAACGTTTTAATATTTCTTAAAACTGTTGTTAAACGAAGTTCGAGTATTTTTATGATAAAGTCAATGTTTGTTAATAAAAAAGCCTCGCATTGCGAGGCTTTTTTATCGTCTTATTTTGTGTTGTCTTATTTATACTTCTCAACCAATTTATCCGAAAGCATATTAAAAAAGTTTGTCAATGGTTTTTCAACCATCATTTTCATAAATGGGTTTATTTCGCCATCAAACTTTAGTTTGGCTTCGGTGGTGTTGTTTTCTTTTTCTTCTAAAAAAATGTTTAAGGTAAATTTAAAAGGCACTTTACCATAAGAATCTAAATAAATTAAAGAATTAGGTGTAGCAGCTACTCTTTTTAATCCAATATCAGTCATTCCTTTAATTCTAAAGGTACAATACTCTTCAGTTGAGTCCCAGTTTTCAATTTTATCTTCAGGAAATAATCCTTTAAAATTATTAATGTCAAACAAAAAATTATAAACCGTTTCAGGATTAGCGTTAACTATTTTTGGGGTAGTATCAATAATCATAATCGTATTTTATTTTGGTGACCATTCGGATGGATTTTCTCTCCATTCAGTTAATGATTGAACATCTTTTTCAGTAATGTAATTTTCAGCTTCAGCAGCTTGTATCAATACATTATAATCGCTTAAGGTTAATAACTTACATTTCTTTTCCTTAAAGTTGTTTTTAGCTAAATCAAAATCGTATGTAAAAATTGCAGCCATTCCTAAAACAATGCAATCGCTTTCTCTCAAAGCATCAACAGCTTTTAAACTACTTCCACCTGTAGAAATTAAATCTTCGATAACCACTACATTTTTACCTGTAGGTACTTCACCTTCAATTAAGTTTTGCATTCCGTGTCCTTTTGCTGCCGAACGAACGTAGCAAAATGGTAAGCCCATATCTTCAGCAATAAGAGCTCCAATAGCAATTCCACCAGTAGCTACACCAACAATTACATCTACATTTGGGTAGTTGTTTTCTATGGCTTCAACAAACTGTTGACGAACAAAAGTTCTCACCTTTGGATAAGATAAAATTTTTCGATTATCACAATAAATTGGTGACTTCCAACCCGATGCCCACGTAAAATGATTTGCAGGTTGCAATTTAATCGCTTTAATTTGTAATAACGATTGGGCTACTTTTGTTGCCGATTCTTTATTAAATATCATATCGCAAATGTATAAAGTTTTTATTAAGAATAAAGTGATTTTGTTCACGAATAATGAAACAAAATTAGCGCCAAAATTTAATAGTTTTTTACAATTGAATTTTTTTGAAAAAAATGCAGTGCCTTTTATTACCGAATTACTTTTGTCTAAGAATAGAATAAGCGGCATTATTATTTGTGTTGATGATGTGGAAGAAGCATTTCAGGAGTTTAAATCAACCTTTAAAGTAATTGCAGCAGCTGGAGGGGTAGTTAAAAACACCCAAAACGAAACCTTATTTATTTACAGACTAGATAAATGGGATTTACCCAAAGGCAAGGTAGAACAAGGAGAGCAAATTGATGAAGCTGCAATAAGAGAGGTAGAAGAAGAATGTGCAGTTACTGGACTAGAAATTATTGCTTCGCTAAAAGATACTTACCATATTTATACAATGGGAGAGGAGTTGGTTTTAAAGCAAACGCATTGGTTTAAAATGAAAACAACATTTAATGGTAAATTAATTCCGCAAACAGAGGAAGGTATTGAAGAAGTGAAATGGATGAGTGATGATGAAATTAATACTAATGTTTTGGCGAATACTTATGCTTCAATAGCTGATTTTATAGCAACTAGCGTTTGTTTATAAGATCAAAAAAATCTTTTTCAATATTATCTTCTGTTGCACGTTCGGCTGTTCCGCCAGGTCTTCCGGCAGGGGCTTTCAAAATCGTTAAATCATCATCTAATAAATAATAAGCAGGAGTTGTTTTAATCTGATAATACTCCAATAGTTTTTGGTTTTTGCCTAGGTGTAAAAATGGCCAATTGTAAGTTGGGTTTTTAGCTAAAAAAGCAGTCATTTTTTCAAAATCATTGTCGGTACAAATACTTAAGAATTCTATTCCTTGACTATATTTTTTATATAATTGCTCCATTACTTTCATTTCTTTTTGGCTAGGCACATTCCAAGTAGACCAAAAATTGATGTACAACGGTTTGCCTTTAAATGAGGATAAAGAAATTAATTCTCCATTAGGGTTTGTTAACTCAAAACTTGGAGCTTTAGATCCGCTACTTAATGGTTTTTTAGTTAAATCATTAATAAGTTCGGCAGCTATATTTTTTTGATGAGGAAAATCACTTGTTGTTTTTATCTCATTCATTATTTTAATGATGTTGTCTCTGTTAAAATATTTGTCATTGCTAATGGTTAGTAGTCCATACAATGCAAACAATTCTTTAAACTCTTTTGTTTCTAAAAAAGGATATTTATCTAGAGCTTTTGATAAAGCTGAAAAACTAGCTTGTTCATTGATTGCTTTAGCAACATCAAGTCCTGAAATTTTAAGCGTTAAATCTTTCATTTCAGTTTTAAAAAATGTTTTAAAAAAGTTAATGTATTCAGAACTGTTGTATAAAATTGGCTTGTTGTGCAGGTATTCTGTGTAAATGTTTGCTTTAGTGCTTAAGCTGTTTTTACCTGTTTTATTGTCTTGGTAAGAAACATCTATCGAATTTTCGAGTATAGCAATTGTGTATTTAATATAGCCTTTTACAAATGTAGATTTTACATTTTCGGCATCACTTAACATCTTTGTTTTAAAAGCTTTAATTTTTGGTTCTATAGAGCGATCTCTTTTTACAAATAAGGTGTAGTTTTCATCAAAAAATGAATCGTATTTATCGTTAAACTTTTTTATTTCTTGGTTTAGTTCGGTTGGTGCCGGAAAGTTAAATTTAAGCGAGAGTTGTTTGTCGTAAACACGTTGTTTATTATATTCTTCGTTATAACTTAGCGAAACATTATAAACCAT includes:
- the rsfS gene encoding ribosome silencing factor codes for the protein MSKKKALSSSEMLVGVATKGLQDLKGEKIISIDLRETENAVCDFFIICSGTSNTHVNALSKAVQEEVRKTLNDKPWHSEGFGNAEWILLDYVNVVIHIFQEETRDFYNVEGLWADAKFKEYN
- a CDS encoding biotin--[acetyl-CoA-carboxylase] ligase; its protein translation is MSEGLTFGYRIIKLDEVASTNSYAHNLAVETNLIEGLVVLAKNQTEGKGQRGNIWQVESGKNLTFSLVLKPNLAVSEQFMLSKVVALGIADFLASLNLEQVNIKWPNDIWVNNKKIAGILIENTLKSNKISTSIVGVGLNVNQQVFNSNLNATSLQNELSINFDIEILLNDLLICLEKRYLMLRALQYQKINTDYLNNLLGYNTELNYKIGENHCKGIIRGVNPLGLLQLEIEGQLNEFDLKEVSLIGV
- a CDS encoding SRPBCC family protein; this translates as MIIDTTPKIVNANPETVYNFLFDINNFKGLFPEDKIENWDSTEEYCTFRIKGMTDIGLKRVAATPNSLIYLDSYGKVPFKFTLNIFLEEKENNTTEAKLKFDGEINPFMKMMVEKPLTNFFNMLSDKLVEKYK
- the pyrE gene encoding orotate phosphoribosyltransferase, which gives rise to MIFNKESATKVAQSLLQIKAIKLQPANHFTWASGWKSPIYCDNRKILSYPKVRTFVRQQFVEAIENNYPNVDVIVGVATGGIAIGALIAEDMGLPFCYVRSAAKGHGMQNLIEGEVPTGKNVVVIEDLISTGGSSLKAVDALRESDCIVLGMAAIFTYDFDLAKNNFKEKKCKLLTLSDYNVLIQAAEAENYITEKDVQSLTEWRENPSEWSPK
- a CDS encoding NUDIX hydrolase — encoded protein: MNFFEKNAVPFITELLLSKNRISGIIICVDDVEEAFQEFKSTFKVIAAAGGVVKNTQNETLFIYRLDKWDLPKGKVEQGEQIDEAAIREVEEECAVTGLEIIASLKDTYHIYTMGEELVLKQTHWFKMKTTFNGKLIPQTEEGIEEVKWMSDDEINTNVLANTYASIADFIATSVCL
- a CDS encoding TlpA disulfide reductase family protein, producing the protein MHLKSLFSFILLLNTLISFGSKTVIKGNVKDFDNQEITVYSYTDYFSDNIQTIGYTTIAQNGTFNFEFECEEIQKIFLKIEDKTTWFFAQPGMVYNVSLSYNEEYNKQRVYDKQLSLKFNFPAPTELNQEIKKFNDKYDSFFDENYTLFVKRDRSIEPKIKAFKTKMLSDAENVKSTFVKGYIKYTIAILENSIDVSYQDNKTGKNSLSTKANIYTEYLHNKPILYNSSEYINFFKTFFKTEMKDLTLKISGLDVAKAINEQASFSALSKALDKYPFLETKEFKELFALYGLLTISNDKYFNRDNIIKIMNEIKTTSDFPHQKNIAAELINDLTKKPLSSGSKAPSFELTNPNGELISLSSFKGKPLYINFWSTWNVPSQKEMKVMEQLYKKYSQGIEFLSICTDNDFEKMTAFLAKNPTYNWPFLHLGKNQKLLEYYQIKTTPAYYLLDDDLTILKAPAGRPGGTAERATEDNIEKDFFDLINKR